A part of Bacteroidales bacterium genomic DNA contains:
- the purN gene encoding phosphoribosylglycinamide formyltransferase, whose translation MKRIAIFASGNGSNAQRIAEYFTGNNAVEVAMILSNRQDAFVLKRANRLGIPARVFDRSSFYKTDEVLEWLVEAKIDLIVLAGFLWLVPSNLVAAYPNRILNIHPALLPGYGGKGMYGDIVHKAVIDAGETESGITIHFVDEKYDHGNIIFQATCKIEAGDTPEKLAHKVHQLEHKHYPKVIEHVLYDRISFLKHHHD comes from the coding sequence ATGAAACGAATTGCCATTTTTGCTTCGGGAAACGGGTCAAATGCCCAGCGAATTGCTGAATATTTCACCGGAAACAATGCTGTTGAGGTGGCAATGATATTATCGAACCGGCAGGATGCTTTTGTGTTGAAACGGGCGAATAGACTCGGAATTCCGGCAAGGGTGTTTGATCGAAGTTCTTTTTATAAGACTGATGAGGTGTTGGAGTGGTTGGTGGAAGCAAAAATTGACCTGATCGTCCTGGCAGGTTTTCTTTGGCTGGTTCCATCAAACCTGGTTGCTGCGTATCCGAATCGAATCCTCAATATTCATCCTGCTTTACTTCCGGGTTATGGAGGTAAAGGCATGTATGGAGATATTGTACACAAAGCTGTGATTGATGCAGGTGAAACTGAAAGTGGGATTACAATCCATTTTGTTGATGAAAAATACGATCATGGAAACATTATCTTTCAAGCCACCTGCAAAATTGAAGCCGGAGATACACCGGAAAAGCTGGCACACAAGGTGCATCAGCTTGAGCATAAGCATTATCCCAAAGTAATTGAGCATGTATTATATGACAGGATAAGTTTCTTAAAGCATCACCATGATTAG
- a CDS encoding response regulator, which translates to MGKKPKDPLEIKVNWRYRTILIVDNVQDNFEILKAALAPTHAKIEYARSGLEGMRKCIESKRIDVVLLDVDLPDIKALDAARNLKLIREDVVIIGQSVFLATASRSECLASGMDEFFIKPINPNELIALIRAALIKRDKRV; encoded by the coding sequence ATGGGTAAAAAACCAAAAGACCCTCTGGAAATCAAAGTCAACTGGCGTTACAGGACGATCCTGATCGTTGACAACGTTCAGGACAATTTCGAGATATTGAAAGCGGCACTCGCGCCAACTCACGCAAAGATTGAATATGCACGCTCAGGACTTGAGGGTATGCGAAAATGCATCGAAAGCAAAAGGATAGACGTTGTGCTTCTGGACGTTGACCTGCCCGACATCAAAGCGCTTGATGCAGCACGTAATTTGAAACTAATCAGGGAAGATGTAGTAATCATCGGACAGTCAGTGTTTTTAGCAACTGCTTCACGAAGTGAATGCCTGGCATCGGGAATGGATGAATTTTTTATTAAACCAATAAATCCAAACGAGTTAATCGCCCTGATCAGAGCTGCCCTAATTAAAAGAGATAAAAGAGTTTAA
- a CDS encoding adenylate/guanylate cyclase domain-containing protein: MDGLKKFPSFYGFRIYFTSTLLYLLLVLPFAGFLLLQSLPTLIEKSGVLMNQAKASTGISPLDSIPVAKSDRGDDGLFKVKYEGEQITDAQNQLLNKSFSFLFNALLVSFLAGFIFNYPFKRYFRRKRRNKKISDRLFSFCKKYILVSPWFNAGILGSALAATLIYMIIITPSIQDGSESGYPLFNRFFLISFFAALLTVLFVYFWEKHRVHIKYLDYLFSKEELRRRVFKFAKGRIKSRFWISSAMTTLLPLSIVIVYLIMSLTKISELNLKSFTEDQIAILFGRYSGMMKMIIENPDPAGNMGGLVFVNVLDGLIMFFGIGLGILVSFIYLTLFVKWTTMDIVYPVKELIYNMQRTGERKNVNYTVVRNNDEIGELAEGYNDMAGRIENYIANISKMNEAYFRFVPKQFLDILGKESITEIQLGDQVQKEMSVLFTDIRDFTALSEEMTPKETFDFLNDYLSQMEPVISRNHGFIDKYIGDSIMALFMGNVENAVDAAIEMRAALSDFNLKRKLEGKTTTNSGIGIHTGNLMLGIVGGHGRMDGTVVSDAVNLASRIEGLTKMYGTSIIISQDTLIKLEDPSRYNYRFLDVVKVKGKKEAVYIFEILDGEPSEIKNLKIKTKQEFGRGLQLYKTKAFDAALEIFKRIHEMNPTDKATQLYIARCKNIIDFGLPEDWDGVATLKDKY; the protein is encoded by the coding sequence ATGGATGGTCTGAAGAAATTTCCAAGTTTTTATGGGTTTCGGATCTATTTTACATCAACCCTGCTCTATTTGCTGTTGGTTTTGCCATTTGCAGGCTTCCTGCTCCTGCAGAGCCTGCCAACACTGATAGAAAAAAGCGGCGTGCTGATGAATCAGGCCAAAGCGTCCACTGGCATTTCTCCACTTGATTCCATTCCCGTGGCTAAGTCTGATCGTGGTGATGATGGATTATTTAAAGTAAAATATGAAGGAGAGCAAATTACCGACGCCCAAAACCAATTGCTTAACAAATCTTTCAGCTTTCTTTTTAATGCATTATTGGTCAGCTTTCTTGCCGGTTTCATTTTTAATTATCCATTCAAAAGATATTTCCGGCGGAAACGCCGAAACAAGAAAATTTCTGACCGGTTGTTTTCATTCTGTAAAAAGTACATTTTGGTCTCGCCATGGTTTAACGCAGGAATTCTTGGGAGTGCACTGGCTGCGACTTTAATTTATATGATCATAATAACACCATCCATACAGGATGGTTCCGAAAGCGGATATCCGCTGTTTAACCGTTTTTTCCTTATCTCATTCTTTGCGGCACTGCTTACTGTTCTTTTCGTTTATTTCTGGGAAAAACACCGTGTTCATATCAAGTACCTCGATTATCTCTTTTCAAAAGAAGAGCTAAGGCGAAGGGTATTCAAATTTGCAAAAGGAAGAATCAAAAGTCGTTTCTGGATTTCAAGCGCCATGACTACCCTGCTCCCGCTTTCTATCGTGATTGTTTACCTGATCATGAGCCTGACCAAAATCAGTGAATTGAATCTGAAATCGTTCACTGAAGATCAAATCGCGATTCTGTTTGGCCGTTACAGCGGAATGATGAAAATGATTATTGAAAACCCGGACCCGGCAGGAAATATGGGAGGATTGGTTTTTGTTAACGTGCTGGACGGCCTCATCATGTTCTTTGGTATCGGACTGGGTATTTTAGTTTCGTTCATTTACCTGACCCTGTTTGTAAAGTGGACAACCATGGATATTGTTTACCCGGTGAAAGAGCTGATTTACAATATGCAAAGGACCGGTGAACGTAAAAATGTAAATTACACCGTTGTCCGCAACAATGATGAGATAGGCGAGCTTGCGGAGGGATATAACGATATGGCAGGGCGGATTGAGAATTATATCGCCAACATTTCGAAGATGAACGAGGCTTACTTTCGCTTTGTGCCAAAACAGTTCCTTGATATTCTGGGAAAAGAAAGCATCACCGAAATACAACTCGGCGACCAGGTGCAAAAGGAAATGTCGGTATTATTTACAGACATCCGCGATTTTACAGCATTATCGGAAGAGATGACCCCAAAAGAGACCTTCGATTTTCTGAATGACTACCTCAGCCAGATGGAACCGGTGATTTCGCGGAATCACGGATTCATTGACAAGTACATCGGCGACTCCATCATGGCGCTTTTCATGGGAAATGTGGAAAACGCCGTTGATGCTGCCATCGAAATGCGCGCAGCCTTGTCGGATTTCAACCTGAAGCGTAAGCTTGAAGGGAAAACAACAACCAACAGCGGAATTGGTATTCATACCGGTAACCTGATGCTCGGGATTGTTGGCGGGCACGGCAGAATGGACGGCACAGTGGTGTCGGATGCAGTGAATCTCGCTTCACGGATTGAAGGCCTTACAAAAATGTACGGAACCTCCATCATCATTAGCCAGGACACACTCATCAAACTGGAAGATCCTTCAAGGTACAACTATCGCTTTCTGGATGTGGTAAAGGTGAAAGGAAAAAAAGAGGCCGTTTATATTTTTGAAATACTTGATGGCGAACCATCTGAGATTAAAAATCTGAAAATAAAAACAAAACAGGAGTTTGGGCGGGGTTTGCAATTGTACAAAACCAAAGCGTTCGATGCTGCTTTAGAGATTTTTAAAAGAATTCATGAAATGAATCCAACGGATAAAGCAACGCAGCTTTATATAGCCCGATGTAAAAATATCATTGATTTTGGACTTCCGGAAGACTGGGATGGCGTGGCCACCCTCAAAGACAAATACTGA
- a CDS encoding adenylate/guanylate cyclase domain-containing protein, with protein MPYPQIENLKSFLLKASLSGLLSGAFIYLLFNGDWKVYLLGIMIGFQVYSWIFLYEYFLERKLKQFNFFLSLLTSTIFYVLIIIFSVITSMIIFNGFNFRILQQEVLQQIFFSDAMLYGVVFGLFMSFLFSSYSMFDTLLGKNFLIKLFTGKYHKPFEEERIFMFLDMKSSTSIAEQIGHKKFLSLLNDFFYDLSIPVLETGGEIYKYVGDEAIISWKMKRAIKNANPLKCFFMLQELIAQNSDKYLKLYNIVPQFKAGIHGGIVVTGEMGFIKKEITFLGDVMNTTARIEEACNEFNRQLIISDVMLRKMLPADEYLFQTLGEIKFRGKAVPVAISSVDKKINLLK; from the coding sequence ATGCCTTACCCACAAATCGAAAATCTTAAATCTTTCTTACTAAAAGCCAGTCTTTCTGGTCTTCTATCCGGAGCATTCATTTACCTGCTTTTCAATGGCGATTGGAAAGTTTATCTTCTTGGAATCATGATCGGTTTTCAGGTTTATTCCTGGATCTTTTTGTATGAATATTTCCTGGAAAGAAAATTAAAACAATTCAATTTTTTCCTCTCTTTACTCACCAGTACCATTTTTTATGTTTTAATCATCATCTTTTCAGTCATCACTTCGATGATTATCTTCAATGGGTTTAATTTCAGGATTTTGCAACAGGAAGTGTTACAACAGATTTTTTTTAGTGATGCCATGCTCTATGGAGTTGTTTTTGGCCTTTTCATGAGCTTTCTGTTCAGCTCTTACTCAATGTTCGATACTTTGCTTGGGAAAAACTTCCTCATAAAACTTTTTACCGGCAAATACCACAAGCCCTTTGAAGAGGAAAGGATCTTTATGTTTCTCGACATGAAGTCCTCCACCTCGATTGCCGAGCAGATCGGCCATAAAAAGTTTCTTTCACTGCTTAACGATTTTTTTTACGATCTGTCAATCCCTGTTCTGGAAACTGGTGGTGAAATTTACAAATACGTTGGTGATGAAGCGATAATAAGTTGGAAAATGAAGCGTGCCATCAAAAACGCCAACCCCTTAAAGTGCTTTTTTATGCTACAGGAGCTCATCGCTCAAAATAGTGATAAGTATCTGAAATTGTATAACATAGTTCCACAGTTTAAAGCCGGCATTCATGGTGGTATTGTTGTAACTGGTGAAATGGGTTTTATCAAGAAGGAAATTACTTTCCTGGGTGATGTGATGAATACTACAGCCCGCATTGAGGAAGCTTGCAATGAGTTTAACAGGCAGTTGATCATCTCTGATGTTATGCTCAGAAAAATGTTACCTGCTGATGAATACCTGTTTCAAACCCTGGGAGAAATTAAATTCAGGGGAAAAGCGGTTCCGGTTGCGATTTCGTCGGTTGATAAAAAAATAAATCTTTTAAAGTAA
- a CDS encoding PD40 domain-containing protein: MRSNLLITFLLITNCFLLAAQNPLWMRYPALSPDGQTIVFSYQGDLYKAPASGGPAVSLTVHSAYDFNPVWSPDGTKIAFASTRYGNFDLFVIPAEGGKAIRVTDFSGNEFPNTFTPNSKEIIYSASIQDVPENVMFPSGLLSELYAVTVEGGRPRQILSVPAEKSRISSDGNRIIFQDRKGYENTWRKHHTSSVARDIWVYDQQAKSYQMLTTFEGEDQNPVFSVDEREVYFLSEKSGSLNVWKMPVDNPANLTQLTTFEHHPVRFLSIGANDRICFGYDGEIYIKDKNSAPRKVQITLSSDDKQNPVAYKKEKNGAGEMAVSPDGKEIAFVLRGEIFVTSTDFATTRRITKTPEQERSVSFSPDGRKLLYAGERDGSWNVYQTSIAREEDPSFSRATILKEEVIIATDAEEFQPLYSPDGKEVAYLHDRETLNVINLESKVVRTVLDGKYNYSYADGDQWFQWSPDGKWFLVNFSPNSAFMDDVGLVSADGTGEVNNLTMSGYSDNRAKWMMKGEMMIWFSDRQGLRSHGSWGAQYDVYAMFFDPVAWDKFNLSEEEKKILKDKEEEEKKKEGENKTGKPDKKKEDADKKEEIKPVNIILDGLEDRRTKLTINSSSLADAVLTPDGEKLYYLSRFEKGFDLWVNDLVKKETKLLLKLEGGGGAMQLDKKGENLYMISGRDFIKVNTKDNKKDVINYDAEMVLDLPGERAYMFEHAWRQVREKFYDPTLHGIDWNFYKKEYEKFLPHINNNFDYAEMLSELLGELNASHTGSGYRHSDESGDMTASLGVLLDWSYRGDGLKIAEVLEKGPLDNAESKAKPGTIIEQINGDTISAGESFFGMVNRLEGKPTRLSFYNLESGERWEELMKPISFGQQNALLYDRWVKTMRQKTEVLSGGRLGYVHVRGMDSESFRVAYSEILGRNHTKEAVIIDTRFNGGGWLHNDLAVLLSGQKYVELWPNGRYYGLEPMNQWTKPSVVIMGESNYSDAHFFPFTYSALNIGKTVGMPVPGTATAVWWETLLDPTLYFGIPQVGVKDLNGNYLENQQLEPDIKQQNDYDKVVTGIDQQLEKAVEYLLELVDEK, translated from the coding sequence ATGCGCAGTAATCTTTTAATCACTTTTTTGCTGATAACCAACTGTTTTTTATTAGCTGCCCAAAACCCGCTCTGGATGCGATATCCCGCCCTTTCTCCCGATGGGCAAACTATCGTTTTTTCCTACCAGGGTGATTTGTACAAGGCGCCTGCATCGGGCGGACCAGCAGTTTCGTTGACCGTGCATAGTGCGTATGATTTTAATCCGGTCTGGTCGCCAGATGGAACAAAAATCGCTTTTGCCTCAACCCGTTATGGAAACTTTGATCTTTTCGTCATTCCGGCCGAAGGAGGAAAAGCTATCCGGGTTACTGATTTTTCAGGAAATGAATTTCCAAATACCTTCACTCCCAACAGCAAAGAGATCATTTATTCAGCATCCATTCAGGATGTGCCGGAAAATGTCATGTTTCCCTCAGGATTACTGAGTGAGTTATATGCTGTTACGGTTGAAGGAGGGCGTCCCCGGCAAATTTTATCTGTCCCTGCCGAAAAGTCAAGGATCAGCAGCGATGGCAACCGGATCATTTTCCAGGACAGGAAAGGTTATGAAAACACCTGGCGAAAGCACCACACTTCATCCGTTGCAAGAGATATCTGGGTTTATGACCAGCAGGCAAAATCCTATCAGATGCTCACAACATTTGAAGGCGAAGACCAAAATCCGGTATTCAGTGTTGATGAGCGGGAGGTTTATTTCCTGAGTGAAAAATCCGGTTCTCTCAATGTTTGGAAAATGCCGGTTGACAATCCTGCAAACCTTACTCAGCTTACAACTTTTGAACATCACCCGGTTAGGTTTTTATCCATCGGCGCCAACGACAGAATTTGTTTCGGATATGATGGCGAAATTTACATCAAAGATAAAAACAGCGCTCCACGTAAAGTTCAGATCACCCTCAGCTCAGATGATAAGCAAAACCCGGTAGCGTATAAAAAAGAAAAAAACGGCGCCGGTGAAATGGCTGTATCGCCCGACGGGAAAGAGATTGCTTTCGTCTTAAGGGGCGAGATATTTGTAACATCCACTGATTTTGCCACTACCAGACGTATTACCAAGACACCGGAACAGGAACGCTCGGTGAGTTTCAGCCCTGATGGCCGAAAGTTACTCTATGCCGGTGAGCGCGACGGAAGTTGGAACGTATATCAAACCTCTATAGCCCGTGAAGAAGACCCGTCATTTTCACGCGCAACCATCCTGAAAGAAGAAGTCATCATTGCCACTGATGCCGAAGAGTTTCAACCGCTCTACTCACCCGACGGCAAAGAGGTGGCTTACCTGCACGACCGTGAAACGCTGAACGTCATAAACCTTGAAAGCAAAGTTGTTCGAACGGTTCTTGACGGCAAGTACAATTATTCCTATGCCGATGGCGACCAATGGTTTCAATGGTCGCCCGACGGAAAATGGTTTCTGGTTAATTTTTCTCCAAACTCAGCATTTATGGATGATGTCGGACTGGTATCCGCAGATGGAACGGGGGAGGTAAACAACCTCACCATGAGTGGCTACAGCGACAACCGGGCAAAGTGGATGATGAAAGGCGAAATGATGATTTGGTTTTCTGACCGCCAGGGGTTGCGCAGCCACGGAAGCTGGGGGGCACAATATGATGTCTACGCCATGTTTTTCGATCCGGTAGCCTGGGATAAATTTAATCTGAGCGAAGAAGAAAAAAAAATACTGAAGGATAAAGAAGAAGAAGAAAAGAAAAAAGAAGGGGAAAACAAGACAGGAAAACCCGATAAGAAAAAAGAGGATGCCGATAAAAAAGAGGAAATTAAACCGGTAAACATTATACTTGATGGTCTCGAAGATCGCAGGACAAAACTGACCATTAACTCGTCGTCACTTGCCGACGCCGTTTTAACTCCTGATGGTGAGAAACTTTACTATCTCAGCCGCTTCGAAAAAGGATTCGACCTATGGGTGAACGACCTGGTAAAAAAGGAGACCAAATTGCTGCTTAAACTTGAGGGTGGCGGTGGAGCAATGCAACTGGATAAAAAGGGTGAAAACCTGTACATGATTTCCGGCAGGGATTTTATCAAGGTCAACACAAAGGACAACAAAAAGGATGTGATCAACTACGATGCTGAGATGGTGCTTGATTTGCCCGGCGAGCGTGCCTACATGTTTGAACATGCCTGGCGACAGGTACGGGAGAAGTTTTATGACCCCACGTTGCATGGTATTGACTGGAATTTTTACAAAAAAGAGTACGAAAAGTTCCTGCCACACATCAACAACAACTTCGACTATGCCGAGATGCTCAGCGAGTTGCTTGGCGAGCTGAATGCTTCACACACAGGTTCAGGATACAGGCATTCGGATGAAAGCGGAGATATGACAGCCAGCCTTGGTGTTTTGTTGGATTGGAGTTACCGGGGAGATGGATTGAAAATAGCTGAAGTGTTGGAAAAAGGACCGCTGGACAATGCAGAATCAAAAGCGAAACCAGGCACAATCATCGAACAAATCAACGGCGATACAATATCCGCCGGTGAGAGTTTCTTCGGTATGGTCAATCGGCTTGAAGGAAAACCGACACGACTTTCATTTTACAATCTTGAATCGGGTGAACGCTGGGAAGAGTTGATGAAACCCATCAGCTTCGGGCAGCAAAATGCGCTTCTTTACGACCGTTGGGTAAAAACCATGCGCCAGAAAACCGAGGTACTTTCAGGTGGAAGACTTGGCTACGTGCATGTGCGTGGGATGGACAGCGAAAGTTTCAGGGTGGCCTACTCCGAAATTTTAGGTCGCAATCACACCAAAGAAGCCGTAATCATCGACACAAGATTCAATGGTGGCGGCTGGCTGCACAATGATTTGGCAGTGCTGCTCAGCGGGCAAAAATATGTGGAATTATGGCCAAACGGCAGATATTACGGCCTTGAGCCAATGAACCAGTGGACAAAGCCTTCGGTAGTGATTATGGGTGAGAGTAATTATTCCGATGCACACTTCTTTCCATTCACTTACTCTGCATTAAATATCGGGAAAACAGTCGGAATGCCGGTCCCGGGCACGGCTACCGCAGTGTGGTGGGAAACATTACTCGATCCAACACTATATTTTGGAATTCCGCAAGTGGGTGTTAAAGACCTTAATGGCAATTACCTCGAAAATCAGCAACTCGAGCCGGACATCAAACAGCAAAACGACTACGATAAAGTCGTAACGGGCATTGACCAGCAACTCGAAAAAGCAGTGGAGTATTTACTTGAACTGGTTGATGAAAAATAG
- a CDS encoding toxin-antitoxin system YwqK family antitoxin, with amino-acid sequence MFKPIISLLVLICILFFIPAVYGQNPIDPNGYNIFYYPNGVKSSEGNMRNGQPDGYWKTYHENGILKSEGNREEFLLDSTWKFYDESGKIVLLINYKAGQKEGKRITYREGETIEEVFAKDIKQGMTTYYYPDGSVFRTINFVDGLEDGLAKEFGEDGRVALLTTYRKGFLVSRERINRLDGENRKQGNWKFFHGNGLVQLEGRYLNDQKNGYFKEYDQNGKLITASKWLDGEKQEDVEELAKLEVIRDYYPDGKVMIFQTFKNGVPHGIRREFSQDGEITAGSIYENGKRVAEGITGQDGVRNGPWKDFYTTGQLRAEGVYLDGQRVGKWTFYHLNGAKEQTGEFDPQGRPVGKWVWYYPSGNLLREENYIKGKADGMMSEYTEEGDILAEGDFIDGEEEGPWIYDLGNFREEGGYSYGLRHGVWRHYYDDGKLKFEGEFIDGKPVGKHVYYWDNGNIKDEVTYEMGIRQGDARSYNYDGTLLIIITYENGVEVKYDGLKIEPIVMDENE; translated from the coding sequence ATGTTTAAACCGATAATATCATTACTCGTCCTGATTTGCATTTTGTTTTTCATCCCGGCCGTTTACGGACAAAATCCGATTGACCCGAACGGGTACAATATTTTTTACTACCCCAATGGTGTGAAATCGAGTGAAGGGAACATGCGCAACGGACAACCTGATGGTTATTGGAAAACTTACCATGAGAACGGTATCCTAAAATCTGAAGGCAACCGTGAGGAATTCCTTCTCGACAGTACCTGGAAATTTTATGATGAATCAGGAAAAATCGTTTTACTGATCAACTATAAAGCCGGCCAGAAGGAGGGCAAACGAATTACCTACCGCGAAGGGGAGACCATCGAAGAGGTTTTCGCAAAAGATATCAAGCAGGGAATGACTACCTATTATTACCCAGATGGTTCTGTTTTCCGAACAATCAATTTTGTTGACGGGCTGGAAGATGGCCTGGCAAAAGAGTTTGGGGAAGATGGCCGCGTAGCGTTACTGACAACTTACCGGAAAGGATTCCTGGTTAGCCGTGAGCGGATTAACCGGCTGGATGGTGAAAACCGTAAACAGGGAAACTGGAAGTTTTTTCATGGCAATGGCCTTGTCCAACTCGAAGGTCGTTACCTCAACGATCAAAAGAATGGTTACTTCAAGGAATATGATCAAAATGGTAAACTGATCACAGCCTCCAAATGGCTGGATGGCGAAAAGCAGGAAGATGTGGAAGAACTGGCCAAGTTAGAGGTAATCCGTGATTATTATCCCGACGGAAAAGTGATGATCTTCCAGACCTTTAAAAACGGTGTGCCGCATGGGATCAGACGAGAGTTTTCGCAGGATGGTGAGATCACGGCAGGATCTATTTATGAAAACGGGAAGCGCGTAGCTGAGGGGATTACCGGCCAGGATGGAGTGAGAAACGGACCATGGAAAGACTTTTATACTACAGGACAACTTCGTGCTGAAGGAGTTTACCTGGATGGTCAAAGAGTGGGTAAATGGACTTTCTATCATTTAAACGGCGCCAAAGAACAAACCGGTGAGTTTGACCCCCAGGGCAGGCCGGTGGGTAAATGGGTTTGGTATTATCCTTCAGGAAATCTGCTGCGCGAGGAAAACTACATTAAAGGCAAAGCAGACGGCATGATGTCCGAATATACCGAGGAGGGGGACATCCTTGCCGAAGGGGATTTTATTGATGGTGAAGAGGAAGGTCCATGGATTTACGATCTGGGGAATTTCAGAGAAGAGGGAGGCTACTCCTACGGGTTACGCCATGGTGTTTGGAGGCACTATTATGATGATGGAAAACTGAAGTTCGAAGGGGAATTTATTGACGGGAAACCTGTAGGAAAGCATGTTTATTACTGGGATAACGGAAACATTAAAGACGAAGTCACCTATGAAATGGGTATCCGGCAGGGTGATGCACGCAGTTACAATTACGACGGTACTTTGTTGATCATTATTACTTATGAAAACGGTGTCGAAGTAAAATATGACGGCCTTAAAATTGAACCGATCGTAATGGACGAGAATGAATAA
- the dprA gene encoding DNA-protecting protein DprA: MSMLLYQIGLTLLPGVGDVLGKKLVAYCGGVDAVFKQKREALEKIPGIGEKLVSSILSQNVLQRAEEEIAFIEKHNITPLFYLDKNYPDLLKHCADSPVMLYYKGNASLNVTKIISIVGTRKATDYGKEVCEKLIRGLAEYNVLVLSGLAYGIDTCAHRSALENKLNTVAVLGHGLDRIYPFMNRGLATKMLEHGGLLTEFMSKTLPDRENFPQRNRIIAGMADATVVVEAAKSGGALITAAIANSYSRDVFAIPGRIGDTWSEGCNLLIRDNKAALIQDASDLAMLMGWENNKDKKQGRQPALFTELSPDEEKIVGIMRVNGNMGIDEITIKSDLPTSKVASVLLNLEFQGVVRALPGKIYKLDI, encoded by the coding sequence ATGTCCATGCTTCTCTATCAAATAGGATTAACGCTGCTTCCGGGGGTTGGTGATGTGCTCGGTAAAAAACTGGTTGCCTACTGCGGCGGGGTTGATGCCGTATTTAAGCAAAAAAGAGAAGCGCTGGAAAAAATACCCGGCATAGGCGAGAAGTTAGTCAGCAGCATCCTTAGTCAAAACGTGCTACAGCGTGCTGAAGAGGAAATCGCATTTATCGAAAAGCACAACATTACTCCGCTTTTTTATCTTGACAAGAATTATCCAGACTTACTCAAACACTGTGCTGACAGCCCTGTAATGCTTTATTACAAAGGCAACGCCTCGCTTAATGTCACAAAGATCATCAGCATTGTTGGCACCCGAAAAGCGACCGATTACGGGAAAGAGGTTTGCGAAAAGCTGATCAGAGGACTGGCAGAATACAATGTGTTGGTACTAAGCGGACTTGCATACGGCATCGATACCTGTGCGCACCGCAGCGCCCTCGAAAACAAGTTGAATACAGTGGCCGTGCTGGGCCACGGTCTCGACAGGATTTATCCCTTCATGAACCGGGGACTTGCAACCAAAATGCTCGAACACGGCGGTTTACTTACTGAGTTTATGAGTAAAACGCTTCCCGATCGCGAAAACTTCCCCCAACGCAATCGCATCATCGCTGGTATGGCCGACGCCACCGTAGTGGTGGAGGCTGCCAAATCCGGAGGAGCATTGATCACTGCTGCAATTGCCAACTCTTACAGCCGTGATGTTTTTGCCATTCCCGGGCGCATTGGCGACACCTGGTCGGAGGGATGTAACCTGCTGATCAGGGACAACAAAGCTGCGCTAATTCAGGACGCCAGCGACCTGGCTATGCTGATGGGATGGGAAAACAATAAAGATAAAAAGCAGGGGAGGCAGCCAGCGTTGTTCACTGAGTTATCGCCGGATGAAGAGAAAATCGTTGGAATTATGCGGGTAAACGGAAATATGGGAATCGATGAAATCACCATAAAAAGTGACTTACCGACCAGCAAAGTAGCCTCCGTGTTGCTAAATCTCGAATTCCAGGGTGTTGTGAGGGCACTACCCGGAAAAATCTATAAGCTTGATATTTGA